One Vicia villosa cultivar HV-30 ecotype Madison, WI unplaced genomic scaffold, Vvil1.0 ctg.002804F_1_1, whole genome shotgun sequence DNA window includes the following coding sequences:
- the LOC131639844 gene encoding uncharacterized protein LOC131639844, producing the protein MTTKWLSKRLQNSLKNNPRLRIKDIKAKAQKKWNVGVNKTKAIRVRVQARDMVDGSFLGDYARIQDYCHELLRANPGSTVKLNLDAVPEGTEDQRPYFSRVYICFAACKRSFKLSRHVIGLDGCFLKGLCGGQILAAIGRDPNDQMLPVAFAVVEGENRDSWTWFLQLLIDDLGGREECLTYTFISDQQKGLLPAMDELLPNVEQRFCVRHLYNNFRKRFPGKVYKELIWKAAKSTYVQAFGREMRAIKQLDNDAFVNMMKTPPRCWSRAFFKTTNKCDCVLNIMSESFNSVILDSRSKPLVSMLEDIRIYCMERWATNRMRFHKLSDDVVLPNIRKKVEKTSCFTNSWIVRMSDEHYFKVKNVKNQADMLAVNLKDHICSRRKWELTGLPCVHALACMKSRNFKYEDYIPECFRKSRYIEVYKPVLYPVNGSNLWVKTPYPDVRPPKHRRMPGRPKKKRNREQGEIDGTDRKIRRTGLIVRCSRCKKSGHNKKTCKVLGPDADTSQVTQSDTSQQAPPRYDVDTSQVTATQQASQVTQSSQVTAPRQAKASKGKAPQQPAAQSSQASKGKAAQQPTAAAKSKNLGVKKTTTPWVPPGPATRLSAAKNAIGPTTRRTTPTKRSKKIV; encoded by the exons ATGACTACCAAGTGGCTTAGCAAGAGGCTTCAAAACTCTTTGAAAAACAATCCAAGGTTAAGGATAAAGGATATAAAGGCTAAGGCTCAAAAGAAATGGAATGTGGGTGTCAACAAGACCAAGGCTATAAGGGTAAGAGTTCAGGCTAGAGATATGGTTGATGGCTCTTTTTTGGGAGACTATGCAAGAATCCAAGACTATTGTCATGAGCTGCTTAGGGCAAACCCAGGATCCACTGTGAAGCTCAACCTTGATGCTGTTCCAGAAGGTACAGAAGACCAAAGACCATATTTCAGTAGGGTTTATATATGTTTTGCAGCATGTAAGCGAAGTTTTAAACTGTCTAGACATGTCATAGGGCTAGATGGTTGTTTCTTGAAGGGATTATGTGGTGGGCAGATCCTGGCAGCAATTGGAAGGGATCCAAATGATCAAATGCTACCAGTTGCTTTTGCTGTTGTAGAAGGAGAGAATAGGGATAGTTGGACTTGGTTTTTGCAACTATTGATTGATGACCTAGGAGGCAGAGAAGAGTGTCTGACTTACACATTCATCTCAGACCAACAAAAG GGTCTGCTCCCAGCTATGGATGAGCTTTTGCCAAATGTTGAGCAAAGGTTTTGTGTCAGACACTTGTACAACAACTTCAGAAAAAGATTTCCAGGGAAGGTCTACAAAGAGTTAATTTGGAAGGCTGCAAAATCAACATATGTCCAGGCATTTGGAAGAGAAATGAGGGCAATTAAGCAATTGGATAATGATGCTTTTGTCAACATGATGAAGACACCTCCCAGATGCTGGAGTAGGGCATTCTTCAAGACAACTAACAAATGTGACTGTGTGCTTAACATCATGTCAGAATCATTCAATAGTGTAATCCTTGATTCCAGGTCAAAGCCTTTAGTCAGTATGCTGGAAGATATCAGAATTTATTGTATGGAGAGGTGGGCAACAAATAGGATGAGGTTCCATAAGCTGAGTGATGATGTAGTATTACCAAACATCAGAAAGAAAGTTGAGAAAACTAGTTGTTTCACCAACTCATGGATTGTTAG GATGTCAGATGAACATTACTTTAAagttaaaaatgttaaaaaccaaGCTGATATGTTAGCTGTCAACTTGAAAGACCACATATGTTCTCGTAGAAAGTGGGAACTTACTGGATTGCCATGTGTTCATGCCCTAGCATGTATGAAAAGTAGAAACTTTAAGTATGAAGATTACATCCCTGAGTGTTTTAGAAAGAGTAGGTACATTGAAGTATACAAACCCGTGCTTTATCCTGTTAATGGTTCCAATTTATGGGTAAAAACACCATATCCTGATGTTAGGCCTCCAAAGCATAGAAGGATGCCAGGTAGACCTAAAAAGAAGAGAAATCGTGAACAAGGTGAGATTGATGGCACAGACAGAAAAATAAGGAGAACAGGGTTGATTGTTAGATGCAGCAGGTGTAAGAAGTCTGGTCATAACAAAAAAACTTGTAAAGTACTAGGGCCTGATGCTGACACTTCTCAAGTGACTCAGAGTGACACTTCTCAACAAGCTCCACCAAGGTATGATGTTGACACTTCTCAAGTGACTGCTACTCAACAAGCTTCTCAAGTGACTCAGAGTTCTCAAGTGACTGCACCAAGACAAGCTAAAGCTTCAAAAGGAAAGGCCCCTCAACAACCAGCTGCTCAGAGTTCTCAAGCTTCCAAAGGAAAGGCTGCTCAACAACCAACTGCTGCTGCAAAGTCAAAGAATCTGGGTGTCAAAAAGACAACAACTCCATGGGTGCCACCTGGACCTGCCACCAGATTAAGTGCAGCAAAAAATGCCATTGGTCCAACAACTAGGAGGACTACCCCTACAAAAAGATCCAAGAAAATTGTTTAG